The genomic interval actgacattgtgggacatatatatatatatattaaaataaatcatgagcaattactaataattaTAAAGAATATCTGTAATATTggacaggaagctattcatgcatatttttgacctttgacctttgatattagctttacccttggcagtttttaggttacatctgcactgctgactttgcctgacatacaaacattaaaacgatttaacttcagcgactaataattttaagacatattaaacagaccGGAAAACAGTAAACtttattgtttaacatttttgcatgaaaatgaactttgaccttcaattatcagagttgaccttgacattttgtGGTAAGATTTGCATTgctgattttggctgatatatacacattacataaatgacttatgaaaaaaaaactatttttgaagaataaaaataaatttcaaatatgccaatttttgtgatttctacataaatttgacctttgaccttgaatatcaagtttgacCTTCATTTCTTTTTggtgaatttcttattgctgacattgtttgacatatatagaTTAATTGACAATCAGATAATTACTGTAATCAAACAGTGAAAAACTGGTAGatgtaaactttaccctacccctaATATTTTACAAGCGAGTTTTACCtaccctatcacaaacataagtaaacaaaatatagacagacacggctttgacacttaagaaatgggctttcatggaggatatgaaatattgtttccaaaaaaagtataaacttcttttggcctcatttgttgcaataaaagtccatgaGCTCTTGGACCATTAGCGTTAGAACATCTGACTACAAATGTGTAGTTTTATTCATGAGAAATAAGGTATGATTAATTAACAGGATTGTCATTTACCTTTTTGAATTTAATGtatttaaggttttttttaattaagagaagCATGCGTGTGAATGATTAGTGCACgacattttttttacttctaaATATTCAAGTGTCATGCAGACACTGAAATCACCTCTGTCATTAATTAGGCTGAAAAATCGATTGATtcctttgttttcaacaaatagAAATGTCGAGGATAAAAGAATATCAGAAGTATTAAAAAAGATgatatagaaatatttgaaaaagaaagtgtACGTCATTTCTGAGTCGCGACCAGAAGAATTCCACATGATGATGTTGCATGTATGTTGTCtctagatgtaataaaatgatttaatgcaGATAGAATACGGCTGGTTAAATGTATAACGATACATTTCTCGGGAAAAAATGGCGATAGGAAATATTATGTGGTGGACactattattttggaaatttttagCTACGAACTGTTGATTTCTCTCTGTTCTTTTTACTGGAAATGTGTCGGTTATATGAGAAATAAAACTGTTCAATTTGTTCAGATCTTAAGCAATGTGGACATGTCATTTGGTAGCCGCAGTTAAACAGAAAACGCATACCATAGCCACAGCGCCACCACttctgtatagcgccatcacagGTCATTGCGATAGTGCCACCACTTTGAAAAATGCTGGCATATTTCTTTTCATGgatatttcattatttctaatGACCGCCTGTGTAAGTATCTTACATATTTAGACCATTTACATGCGCGATAATATTCTTATAGTGTGTCTATGCATCAAAATATAGCTGCAATACAGACAGCTGTCAAAATGTACATATGTATGAATCAGGATAAACGATCTCGACACcacattctttttaaatatttaaatgaaataaaattcagcctgtagtaaaagtgttcttacacggcactacattctccgatttttgaaacacatttcatcgataaaaatataagacagaatgtcaatatttacaatttgaaactggtgatagctgcaccacggaaatgacGATAGCTCTTATCATCATCACCatttttggtggtggcgctagggtttagtagccgtgtaatggaaagtgcaatacctctcacggcccctagcatcggcttaagcggaactcttttacaaagatataagcaaaataatagaaaacttggtttgattgagtctgttcaaacAATAATTCTAAATTTACTAATAGCATTTTATGTCgtatattgaataaaaagtaaTTAGGATTACCTACCTGTCCCAGGTCATCCCAGAGATCATTTGTAGTAGCTGTAGACCATTCATATTTGGTCAGATACGTTGATATACCGTCAAAGAATGGACCACTTCCCATCATCTCTTGTAACATTCGGAGTATCGCTGCTCCCTGAGACGACATACATTGTCGAAATATTCAGTAATTTATAATTCtgataataaaattgaaatagaACAAGCCACCGTTTTTGTCATGAGAAATAGTATTCACATAACATGAAAATTCAACTATAGGAAAGGTGAAGCGCAGTCAATAATTCAGGCTCACACTCTAACATCTACATCGATTCAGAAAAACATCAAAACCGATGCAGGACATTAGCTAAGGAGcgttattataacaataatattaaagtgCCGATTATGATGTGAATGGTGAATTTTGCGTTCTCACCTTGCTGTAAGAGACAGTGTAAGAGACAGCGTTTCCACCTTGCTGTAAGAGATAGCGTTCTCACCGTGCTGTAAGAGATAGTGTAAGAGACAGCGTTTCCACCTTGCTGTAAGAGATAGCGTTCTCACCTTGCTGTAAGAGATAGTGTAAGAGATAGCGTTTCCACCTTGCTGTAAGAGATAGCGTTCTCACCGTGCTGTAAGAGATAGTGTAAGAGACAGCGTTTCCACCTTGCTGTAAGAGATAGCGTTCTCACCTTGCTGTAAGAGACAGTGTAAGAGATAGCGTTTCCACCTTGCTGTAAGAGATAGCGTTCTCACCTTGCTGTAAGAGATAGTGTAAGAGACAGCGTTTCCACCTTGCTGTAAGAGATAGCGTTCTCACCTTGCTGTAAGAGATAGTGTAAGAGATAGCGTTCTCACCTTGCTGTAAGAGATAGTGTAAGAGATAGCGTTCTCACCTTGCTGTAAGAGATAGCATCAAAGACTTCAGTGATCTGGTTCGGATGGCTTACAGGAACCACGATAGGGTGTGAGTTGATACCGGCATCTGTCACCATCACAGGTTTAACATCGTCAACAATCATCTGATCCATCTGTGAAGATTAACACTTGTCATCGATAAAGTGAAATTCTCTTTACTCTGCATACTTTATACCAGTAATCTTATTCTACAATCTtctaatttatatattaaaactacatgtaataataataataataataataataataaagccttTATTTAACGAGGAAAACTCATTTGACGAACAACAtcaatcttccatgaggccctcaaaacaatacataacattcacatctaaaatatttacatgtacattgtaacaTATAGAAGACAGACAAGTGCATTTAATACCAGTATTTTGTTTATACTATAACTATACGAAGtgcaatattataaatattaggTATTATGATTGTGTGTTGTGCCAAGCTATGTATAGTGATTTGAATTGCCCTACTGATGATGCTCTTTTTATATGACTTGGTAAGGAATTCCAGATAGTAGCACcagaatatgtaaaacttttttttaaatagttcagttttcGGTCGAGGAAGGTGAAGCTGCAAATTAGAATCTGACCTCAAAGTTCGAGCATGTATGTCATGTATATCACAgctaaatgtaaatgaatttctgaggtgAATAGGTGCTTGATCGTTTAGACTTTTGTACATTAAAActgctttttgaaatattacccGCTCCGGAAAAGTCATCCAGTTTAATTCTCGAAATAATTCAGCAGAAGGGGTATCGAAGTCTTTATCAAGAATTAGGCGAGCTGCTCTTTTTTGAAACTTAACAATTTTGTCATGTAATTCATAAGGTCTTGTGACGACGCTATGACAACTTCATTTATGATGACCACGGCTACTTAAAGTTAAGATTCCGTGAAACTTTTTCATAAACCATGTACAAAAATAAGGGAGGAGCAAAACAAAAGCGAATCACTGGTACATTGCTGACTTAACTCAAATATCCCTTTACATACTCAAACGTCAAATTTAGCGGCCAAGGTTCGGTTTCCGTGTAATAGGTGCAGAAAAATATCAAGATATGATTTCAGGCACCTTATTCATATTATTATGTATCAGGAatcataataaagataataatgtaTGCAAAATCCAACACGAAGAGACTGATAACGTATATAACAAAGGTATTATTACCATTTCCCAGTCAGGTTCTGTAACATCGACACCAATGTATTCTACAAAGCTTGCAAAGCCTTCATTTAGCCACAGATCGTCCCACCAGTCCATTGTCACTATGTTTCCAAACCACTTGTAATATAAACAAGTATTAaccaaataaataatatatataatcaatTAACTACCGGTAACTGACACACATTTCTTTAACCCGAATAAAACGGGTCaagcatttattttacattttaattaggATTAGTGTTAGTTGAATCTagcataattttcataattttcactctgctttattgaataaaatcttttTAGAATAATCTCGTCTTCGtcaatttataaatattgtttatactGACCATATGAGCGATTTCATGGCCGACTACGACGGCGACACGCTGCTTGTTGGCCGCCGACGCTTGGGTAGCATCGTAGAGCATGTTCACTTCACGGTAGCCAATCAAACCCCAGTGTTCCATAGCTCCAGATATAAAGTTTGGTATAGCAATCATATCTgtataaaacatatttgaatGATAGATTAAATGTGAACAAGACATTTATTCAGGCTTAAAAGCTCTGAACAGTCTTTAAATTACTCCTGAAGAGCTTTATATGTCTAAGTGATGAGCAACTATTTATCATCTATATTGGAGatgaaaacatttgttaaaaagtgatttttaagGTAAGTAAGAAGCAAGTATACCATTTTTAGGAAGTGGAAAAGGTACTTTGAACAGATCTTGGTATTTTTCCATGGACATCTTCATGACGCGCATGGAGAACCTGGCTTGCTCGATGCGGTCAGGGGTAGCAAACACTCGTATCTATGGTAAAATGAGAAGAAATTAATAGTATGATAACCTTATGAAGCAGACATACCGTCACCTCGTTTGTTACTTAATATAAAGCGTATTCttttgaaatggttttcaaatttGCATCGGGTTACGTGTGAAAATGTTAAAGGTAAAACAAGAAAGATAGTTTGCAAATATAACTCCTTTTTTCATTATGGTCTACATAATGAAACAGAAATGGCTCGTGTATTATAAACACAGCTACATTTCTCGAGAGACAATAAAACGGTTTTAGGTTTATTTATCCTGAAGCTTCAGTACCTTTGTTCCATATTTTGTAGTATCTGTAAGATTCTTGAAATCGCAGACGACAAAACACACGAGGTATGTAGACATTGGAACAGAACGTCTGAAATGGGTCGCTTTAAGGGTAGAATCATGTTCCCAGGCTTCTGTATTCTGCAAAATAAACAAGAACTTTTGATTttagtgttgtatttttttatttcatgaaagtTAATGCCTATTCTTACGATATGATACACATTACGTGTTCAAGAAACTTCTGTGtttcaaaaagataaataaaacttATCGACAACAAATTTATGAGCACTATATGCATGAGAGCCGTAAATCGACCAAGGTAGATTTATTTGAAGTAAGTATGTGCTGATGATTGGTAAATAACACTTACTGCACACAAATTAAAATATACGACTGTAATGCCGGGCGAATTGTGTAAATATGCTACTGATCTATTCCCCACTCACTAACTAACAAAATAAGATATTGACTGTGCGACTAGAGTATACTTACAGTTTCGGGCATGTTTGACAAGGCTATATACCCATCTCTGTGCACAAGTGTAACCGTATACTCGGCCTTGATGTTCGGTTCGTCAAAACATGGAAACGCTCGTCTTGCGTCCACTGGCTGGAACTTGGACGATGCCAGGTGCCTTTTAACATAGAAATGAAAAATGAGATAACAATTATATATTGCATCTACAAGGGATGTAAAAAGAGAAAACATTCATATCATAGTATAACACCGATATAGTTTTGATTAAATTCAACATTTTGGAACACGCTATCATATTCTAAAAGCAGGATTAAATGGTATTCCGTTAAGGCCATCATTCTTCGCCCCCTTCGCCTTGTAGATTGGCAATAGTGCGACAAACGTTGCGAAGAGGTGAAAACACGATACGAAGATGTTTTTGCGTTCTCTCAGGGAGAAATAATAGGATTGCGATACTTGGACGCAAACACACGATAAAGCGATAATACTGTGCGATAGTGCGATTATAcgataagaaaaaaaacacacgaaAACGGGATAATAGGTGGGCAGTGCGATAGTATGATGCGAAGATACGGTGTGATGGCGCAAAAGTATGATGCGAAAATGTGAAAGCACCTTTTTTGCGTCGTGTTATCGTGCTATCACATCATATCTTCTCGTCTTTGCATAATATTATCGCACTGTCACACTTTAAAATCTACAGGGCGATGGGGCGAATGACGATGACCCTAATGGAACACAGTAGGATTGAGTGTCAGATGATGTGTTTTTTAATCTAGTACCTGGACACTTTTAATGAGGCCAAGGTAGCGCTGtcagaaaatatttacaaataactcaaataaaatatgatacatatctAATTTAATCACCATCAAGTTTTTTCAAGCGTGACTTGATTTTGCCGTACGTTtgtgtaaacatatttcattacttCCTAATTAAAAAGACGATGTCCGCTATTTCGTTTAGTTAATATTTATTTGCGAATTTAAACATTTGAATGAATGTGTACGTGGTTTCAGtcattattaaattgttttagctttttactttttcacacaaaaatgctttGAAATGCTCCCAATGTCagcttttgaaacatttttgagtGAGAAAGTAAAAAGCTATAAACAATTTAATAGAGCATTTAAACCTGTCCCAGGAAGCACccgttttctttattttgcttACCTTTCTTCCTTTGTTATAGAGTTAACATATGTACTTTTATAGAATCCAAAAATTTCTCTTGTCAGCGAACCATCAAACTGTAGTTCCAAGAATGCACGAGAAACCTGCACAGGTGCTGTTGCTTCAATCACCCAGAACTGATTTTCGCCGTACCAGAATGTACGTTTGATAGGAATATCTTGTCCATTAGCATATCTCAGCGCAGTCTTAGTGATGTTTAGGAAGTTTGCATGTATAAGAATGTAATTTGTGGACTGTGTGATGTTTAATTCAACAGTCTCGTTACCATAAAACCAGCCGTTGTTTTCGTAGAAATTTGGATACAATGTAATGTCATGGTGCACTGGTATTATGTAACGCGGTAGACGAAGATTTTTCCATGGTTCCGATGTATCAATAGTTGTCGGAACTGCTGTTGTTTGCGGAACGGAATCTGTAGATTTGGTACCAGTCGCAGGCTGCTGGTCGCCATCATCAGCACCATTACACGCCGAGTCTGTTAGGTACCAAACCACTACCCCTGTTACTACGGTTAACACAATTACGCACAATACCAGAAAATAACAACATCTTTTATCCAGTGAAACTTTCTTTCTCTCACCTGTACCATCTAATGGCTCCTGCATTTTCACTTTCTTACTTAATTTTGCCTAAGATTATCCGCTTTAAGTTATTCTAGTTCACAGTTTGCATATATGCTGTTATTTAAACCGTGCGTTTATTTACAGATAGGTAATGAAGTGCCGAAATGtctatatttacaatatacaataATAAATTATAACGTAGTTTTCAGTTAAACAAACCGCATGTATCCTGTTTTTGTGGTGGAGTGAGATTGTAAATCACGTATCCTACTGCTTGCAAAAAATGTTCGTACATTGTTTGAGCATGAACCGTGAAGTAGAATGGAGATTTGTAGCGTTCAGGTGAGAAT from Mercenaria mercenaria strain notata chromosome 2, MADL_Memer_1, whole genome shotgun sequence carries:
- the LOC123564289 gene encoding glutamyl aminopeptidase-like, which gives rise to MQEPLDGTGERKKVSLDKRCCYFLVLCVIVLTVVTGVVVWYLTDSACNGADDGDQQPATGTKSTDSVPQTTAVPTTIDTSEPWKNLRLPRYIIPVHHDITLYPNFYENNGWFYGNETVELNITQSTNYILIHANFLNITKTALRYANGQDIPIKRTFWYGENQFWVIEATAPVQVSRAFLELQFDGSLTREIFGFYKSTYVNSITKEERHLASSKFQPVDARRAFPCFDEPNIKAEYTVTLVHRDGYIALSNMPETNTEAWEHDSTLKATHFRRSVPMSTYLVCFVVCDFKNLTDTTKYGTKIRVFATPDRIEQARFSMRVMKMSMEKYQDLFKVPFPLPKNDMIAIPNFISGAMEHWGLIGYREVNMLYDATQASAANKQRVAVVVGHEIAHMWFGNIVTMDWWDDLWLNEGFASFVEYIGVDVTEPDWEMMDQMIVDDVKPVMVTDAGINSHPIVVPVSHPNQITEVFDAISYSKGAAILRMLQEMMGSGPFFDGISTYLTKYEWSTATTNDLWDDLGQVPAGYSVKEVMDTWTLQMGLPYINITYDNSGTKTRVTAAQNRFLADKNMNYDENESPFRYRWYVQLDYLDNSEYKINWITKDESSVTFEVNTDMSQVNSLIKFNVNDTGFYRVNYPDSVWRRIANALETQGPSAIPYPADRTGLVDDAFNLARGGYIGYDVAMEMTKYLDQEQHHLPWDSAYSGITYLKDMFMTSGDFDYLRKYFAKKVRPVLDRLTWEDGESHLDKLMRSNIIQLACDFVDDDCLSNATQKFRNWIDNGEFISPNIRTYVYKYGMSSGGTESDWDFMWDKYLQETVPQEKIKLLYGLANTKHIWLLNRYLEYSKDTEKIRSQDFFTVITYISRNPVGNSLAWDWVRANYDYLVNRFSLYNRYLGRLIPNIISKYNTQFKLQEADAFFRKYPDAGAGSRARVQARESIQRNIDWMANNANSIKNWLMQQL